The Amyelois transitella isolate CPQ chromosome 20, ilAmyTran1.1, whole genome shotgun sequence genome has a segment encoding these proteins:
- the LOC106135339 gene encoding UTP--glucose-1-phosphate uridylyltransferase isoform X4: MAGTPEGDKKIRSHQRTPSGSRDFKEATKRDALARLQVELERLLSTIPEGRRPLVEKEFTGFKNLFSRFLAEQGPSVSWDKIQKLPEGAVIDYGSLETPTTDNVHHMLDKLVVVKLNGGLGTSMGCKGPKSVIQVRNELTFLDLTVQQIEHLNKTYKCNVPLVLMNSFNTNEDTQKVIRKYQGLKLDIHTFNQSCHPRINRESLLPVAKNGDVQADIEAWYPPGHGDFYEAFYNSGLLQKFIKEGRTYCFISNIDNLGATVDLNILNLLLNPNQQSTTEFVMEVTDKTRADVKGGTLIQYEDKLRLLEIAQVPKEHVDDFKSVSQFKFFNTNNLWAKLDAIQRVVDQGSLNMEIIVNNKHLADGLNVIQLETAVGAAMKCFDGGIGVNVPRSRFLPVKKTSDLLLVMSNLYSLSHGSLVMSEQRMFPTTPLVKLGDNHFAKVKEFLNRFAAIPDLIELDHLTVSGDVTFGRGVALKGTVIIIANHGDRIDIPSGAILENKIVSGNLRILDH, translated from the exons ATACGCAGTCACCAGAGGACCCCGTCAGGGTCGCGGGACTTCAAGGAGGCCACGAAACGTGACGCCCTCGCCAGGCTCCAAGTGGAGCTGGAGAGGCTCCTGTCCACCATACCTGAGGGCAGGCGGCCGCTAGTGGAGAAGGAGTTCACTGGCTTCAAGAATCTCTTCAGCAGATTTCTCGCGGAGC AGGGTCCGTCAGTCTCATGGGACAAGATCCAGAAGCTTCCCGAGGGTGCGGTCATAGACTACGGCTCTCTGGAAACGCCGACCACAGACAACGTTCACCACATGCTGGACAAGCTGGTCGTGGTCAAGCTGAACGGCGGCCTGGGTACATCTATGGGCTGCAAGGGCCCCAAGTCCGTGATACAAGTCAGGAACGAGCTGACTTTTTTGGATTTGACAGTGCAGCAGATTGAG catCTGAACAAAACCTACAAATGCAACGTGCCACTAGTCCTGATGAACTCCTTCAACACCAATGAGGATACGCAGAAGGTGATCCGCAAGTACCAGGGTCTGAAGCTGGACATCCACACATTCAACCAATCCTGTCACCCGCGGATCAATAGGGAGTCGTTACTTCCCGTAGCTAAGAATGGGGATGTTCAAGCTGATATTGAGGC ATGGTACCCACCCGGCCACGGCGACTTCTACGAGGCCTTCTACAACTCTGGTCTCCTCCAGAAGTTCATCAAAGAGGGCCGCACATACTGTTTCATCAGCAACATCGACAATCTCGGAGCCACCGTTGACCTGAACATCCTGAACCTGCTCCTCAATCCCAACCAACAAAGCACCACAGAATTCGTAATGGAAGTCACGGACAAAACCAGAGCGGACGTTAAAGGAGGCACTCTCATACAATACGAAGACAAATTGAGACTGCTCGAAATAGCTCAAGTGCCAAAAGAGCACGTGGACGATTTcaaatcagtcagtcagttcaAATTCTTCAACACGAACAATCTGTGGGCGAAACTCGACGCTATACAACGCGTAGTCGACCAAGGATCGTTGAACATGGAAATCATAgtgaataataaacatttagcGGATGGTCTGAACGTAATTCAGTTGGAGACCGCCGTAGGCGCAGCCATGAAGTGTTTCGACGGCGGTATAGGTGTTAATGTGCCGCGCAGTCGTTTTTTGCCAGTGAAAAAAACGTCGGATTTGTTACTGGTGATGTCGAATTTGTACAGTTTGTCGCACGGTTCGTTGGTTATGTCCGAGCAGAGGATGTTTCCGACGACGCCTCTGGTGAAATTGGGCGATAATCATTTCGCCAAAGTGAAGGAGTTTCTCAATAGGTTCGCCGCTATACCGGATCTGATAGAGTTGGACCATTTGACTGTGTCCGGCGATGTGACGTTTGGCAGGGGAGTGGCTTTGAAG GGCACAGTGATCATAATCGCGAATCACGGAGACCGTATCGACATACCTTCGGGCGCTATTCTCGAGAACAAGATTGTGTCAGGAAATTTACGCATTTTGGACCACTAG
- the LOC106135339 gene encoding UTP--glucose-1-phosphate uridylyltransferase isoform X5 gives MDLLSKIRSHQRTPSGSRDFKEATKRDALARLQVELERLLSTIPEGRRPLVEKEFTGFKNLFSRFLAEQGPSVSWDKIQKLPEGAVIDYGSLETPTTDNVHHMLDKLVVVKLNGGLGTSMGCKGPKSVIQVRNELTFLDLTVQQIEHLNKTYKCNVPLVLMNSFNTNEDTQKVIRKYQGLKLDIHTFNQSCHPRINRESLLPVAKNGDVQADIEAWYPPGHGDFYEAFYNSGLLQKFIKEGRTYCFISNIDNLGATVDLNILNLLLNPNQQSTTEFVMEVTDKTRADVKGGTLIQYEDKLRLLEIAQVPKEHVDDFKSVSQFKFFNTNNLWAKLDAIQRVVDQGSLNMEIIVNNKHLADGLNVIQLETAVGAAMKCFDGGIGVNVPRSRFLPVKKTSDLLLVMSNLYSLSHGSLVMSEQRMFPTTPLVKLGDNHFAKVKEFLNRFAAIPDLIELDHLTVSGDVTFGRGVALKGTVIIIANHGDRIDIPSGAILENKIVSGNLRILDH, from the exons ATACGCAGTCACCAGAGGACCCCGTCAGGGTCGCGGGACTTCAAGGAGGCCACGAAACGTGACGCCCTCGCCAGGCTCCAAGTGGAGCTGGAGAGGCTCCTGTCCACCATACCTGAGGGCAGGCGGCCGCTAGTGGAGAAGGAGTTCACTGGCTTCAAGAATCTCTTCAGCAGATTTCTCGCGGAGC AGGGTCCGTCAGTCTCATGGGACAAGATCCAGAAGCTTCCCGAGGGTGCGGTCATAGACTACGGCTCTCTGGAAACGCCGACCACAGACAACGTTCACCACATGCTGGACAAGCTGGTCGTGGTCAAGCTGAACGGCGGCCTGGGTACATCTATGGGCTGCAAGGGCCCCAAGTCCGTGATACAAGTCAGGAACGAGCTGACTTTTTTGGATTTGACAGTGCAGCAGATTGAG catCTGAACAAAACCTACAAATGCAACGTGCCACTAGTCCTGATGAACTCCTTCAACACCAATGAGGATACGCAGAAGGTGATCCGCAAGTACCAGGGTCTGAAGCTGGACATCCACACATTCAACCAATCCTGTCACCCGCGGATCAATAGGGAGTCGTTACTTCCCGTAGCTAAGAATGGGGATGTTCAAGCTGATATTGAGGC ATGGTACCCACCCGGCCACGGCGACTTCTACGAGGCCTTCTACAACTCTGGTCTCCTCCAGAAGTTCATCAAAGAGGGCCGCACATACTGTTTCATCAGCAACATCGACAATCTCGGAGCCACCGTTGACCTGAACATCCTGAACCTGCTCCTCAATCCCAACCAACAAAGCACCACAGAATTCGTAATGGAAGTCACGGACAAAACCAGAGCGGACGTTAAAGGAGGCACTCTCATACAATACGAAGACAAATTGAGACTGCTCGAAATAGCTCAAGTGCCAAAAGAGCACGTGGACGATTTcaaatcagtcagtcagttcaAATTCTTCAACACGAACAATCTGTGGGCGAAACTCGACGCTATACAACGCGTAGTCGACCAAGGATCGTTGAACATGGAAATCATAgtgaataataaacatttagcGGATGGTCTGAACGTAATTCAGTTGGAGACCGCCGTAGGCGCAGCCATGAAGTGTTTCGACGGCGGTATAGGTGTTAATGTGCCGCGCAGTCGTTTTTTGCCAGTGAAAAAAACGTCGGATTTGTTACTGGTGATGTCGAATTTGTACAGTTTGTCGCACGGTTCGTTGGTTATGTCCGAGCAGAGGATGTTTCCGACGACGCCTCTGGTGAAATTGGGCGATAATCATTTCGCCAAAGTGAAGGAGTTTCTCAATAGGTTCGCCGCTATACCGGATCTGATAGAGTTGGACCATTTGACTGTGTCCGGCGATGTGACGTTTGGCAGGGGAGTGGCTTTGAAG GGCACAGTGATCATAATCGCGAATCACGGAGACCGTATCGACATACCTTCGGGCGCTATTCTCGAGAACAAGATTGTGTCAGGAAATTTACGCATTTTGGACCACTAG
- the LOC106135339 gene encoding UTP--glucose-1-phosphate uridylyltransferase isoform X2, with amino-acid sequence MVIKEFDNRLRPAIRSHQRTPSGSRDFKEATKRDALARLQVELERLLSTIPEGRRPLVEKEFTGFKNLFSRFLAEQGPSVSWDKIQKLPEGAVIDYGSLETPTTDNVHHMLDKLVVVKLNGGLGTSMGCKGPKSVIQVRNELTFLDLTVQQIEHLNKTYKCNVPLVLMNSFNTNEDTQKVIRKYQGLKLDIHTFNQSCHPRINRESLLPVAKNGDVQADIEAWYPPGHGDFYEAFYNSGLLQKFIKEGRTYCFISNIDNLGATVDLNILNLLLNPNQQSTTEFVMEVTDKTRADVKGGTLIQYEDKLRLLEIAQVPKEHVDDFKSVSQFKFFNTNNLWAKLDAIQRVVDQGSLNMEIIVNNKHLADGLNVIQLETAVGAAMKCFDGGIGVNVPRSRFLPVKKTSDLLLVMSNLYSLSHGSLVMSEQRMFPTTPLVKLGDNHFAKVKEFLNRFAAIPDLIELDHLTVSGDVTFGRGVALKGTVIIIANHGDRIDIPSGAILENKIVSGNLRILDH; translated from the exons ATACGCAGTCACCAGAGGACCCCGTCAGGGTCGCGGGACTTCAAGGAGGCCACGAAACGTGACGCCCTCGCCAGGCTCCAAGTGGAGCTGGAGAGGCTCCTGTCCACCATACCTGAGGGCAGGCGGCCGCTAGTGGAGAAGGAGTTCACTGGCTTCAAGAATCTCTTCAGCAGATTTCTCGCGGAGC AGGGTCCGTCAGTCTCATGGGACAAGATCCAGAAGCTTCCCGAGGGTGCGGTCATAGACTACGGCTCTCTGGAAACGCCGACCACAGACAACGTTCACCACATGCTGGACAAGCTGGTCGTGGTCAAGCTGAACGGCGGCCTGGGTACATCTATGGGCTGCAAGGGCCCCAAGTCCGTGATACAAGTCAGGAACGAGCTGACTTTTTTGGATTTGACAGTGCAGCAGATTGAG catCTGAACAAAACCTACAAATGCAACGTGCCACTAGTCCTGATGAACTCCTTCAACACCAATGAGGATACGCAGAAGGTGATCCGCAAGTACCAGGGTCTGAAGCTGGACATCCACACATTCAACCAATCCTGTCACCCGCGGATCAATAGGGAGTCGTTACTTCCCGTAGCTAAGAATGGGGATGTTCAAGCTGATATTGAGGC ATGGTACCCACCCGGCCACGGCGACTTCTACGAGGCCTTCTACAACTCTGGTCTCCTCCAGAAGTTCATCAAAGAGGGCCGCACATACTGTTTCATCAGCAACATCGACAATCTCGGAGCCACCGTTGACCTGAACATCCTGAACCTGCTCCTCAATCCCAACCAACAAAGCACCACAGAATTCGTAATGGAAGTCACGGACAAAACCAGAGCGGACGTTAAAGGAGGCACTCTCATACAATACGAAGACAAATTGAGACTGCTCGAAATAGCTCAAGTGCCAAAAGAGCACGTGGACGATTTcaaatcagtcagtcagttcaAATTCTTCAACACGAACAATCTGTGGGCGAAACTCGACGCTATACAACGCGTAGTCGACCAAGGATCGTTGAACATGGAAATCATAgtgaataataaacatttagcGGATGGTCTGAACGTAATTCAGTTGGAGACCGCCGTAGGCGCAGCCATGAAGTGTTTCGACGGCGGTATAGGTGTTAATGTGCCGCGCAGTCGTTTTTTGCCAGTGAAAAAAACGTCGGATTTGTTACTGGTGATGTCGAATTTGTACAGTTTGTCGCACGGTTCGTTGGTTATGTCCGAGCAGAGGATGTTTCCGACGACGCCTCTGGTGAAATTGGGCGATAATCATTTCGCCAAAGTGAAGGAGTTTCTCAATAGGTTCGCCGCTATACCGGATCTGATAGAGTTGGACCATTTGACTGTGTCCGGCGATGTGACGTTTGGCAGGGGAGTGGCTTTGAAG GGCACAGTGATCATAATCGCGAATCACGGAGACCGTATCGACATACCTTCGGGCGCTATTCTCGAGAACAAGATTGTGTCAGGAAATTTACGCATTTTGGACCACTAG
- the LOC106135339 gene encoding UTP--glucose-1-phosphate uridylyltransferase isoform X1 codes for MAGTPEGDKKEFDNRLRPAIRSHQRTPSGSRDFKEATKRDALARLQVELERLLSTIPEGRRPLVEKEFTGFKNLFSRFLAEQGPSVSWDKIQKLPEGAVIDYGSLETPTTDNVHHMLDKLVVVKLNGGLGTSMGCKGPKSVIQVRNELTFLDLTVQQIEHLNKTYKCNVPLVLMNSFNTNEDTQKVIRKYQGLKLDIHTFNQSCHPRINRESLLPVAKNGDVQADIEAWYPPGHGDFYEAFYNSGLLQKFIKEGRTYCFISNIDNLGATVDLNILNLLLNPNQQSTTEFVMEVTDKTRADVKGGTLIQYEDKLRLLEIAQVPKEHVDDFKSVSQFKFFNTNNLWAKLDAIQRVVDQGSLNMEIIVNNKHLADGLNVIQLETAVGAAMKCFDGGIGVNVPRSRFLPVKKTSDLLLVMSNLYSLSHGSLVMSEQRMFPTTPLVKLGDNHFAKVKEFLNRFAAIPDLIELDHLTVSGDVTFGRGVALKGTVIIIANHGDRIDIPSGAILENKIVSGNLRILDH; via the exons ATACGCAGTCACCAGAGGACCCCGTCAGGGTCGCGGGACTTCAAGGAGGCCACGAAACGTGACGCCCTCGCCAGGCTCCAAGTGGAGCTGGAGAGGCTCCTGTCCACCATACCTGAGGGCAGGCGGCCGCTAGTGGAGAAGGAGTTCACTGGCTTCAAGAATCTCTTCAGCAGATTTCTCGCGGAGC AGGGTCCGTCAGTCTCATGGGACAAGATCCAGAAGCTTCCCGAGGGTGCGGTCATAGACTACGGCTCTCTGGAAACGCCGACCACAGACAACGTTCACCACATGCTGGACAAGCTGGTCGTGGTCAAGCTGAACGGCGGCCTGGGTACATCTATGGGCTGCAAGGGCCCCAAGTCCGTGATACAAGTCAGGAACGAGCTGACTTTTTTGGATTTGACAGTGCAGCAGATTGAG catCTGAACAAAACCTACAAATGCAACGTGCCACTAGTCCTGATGAACTCCTTCAACACCAATGAGGATACGCAGAAGGTGATCCGCAAGTACCAGGGTCTGAAGCTGGACATCCACACATTCAACCAATCCTGTCACCCGCGGATCAATAGGGAGTCGTTACTTCCCGTAGCTAAGAATGGGGATGTTCAAGCTGATATTGAGGC ATGGTACCCACCCGGCCACGGCGACTTCTACGAGGCCTTCTACAACTCTGGTCTCCTCCAGAAGTTCATCAAAGAGGGCCGCACATACTGTTTCATCAGCAACATCGACAATCTCGGAGCCACCGTTGACCTGAACATCCTGAACCTGCTCCTCAATCCCAACCAACAAAGCACCACAGAATTCGTAATGGAAGTCACGGACAAAACCAGAGCGGACGTTAAAGGAGGCACTCTCATACAATACGAAGACAAATTGAGACTGCTCGAAATAGCTCAAGTGCCAAAAGAGCACGTGGACGATTTcaaatcagtcagtcagttcaAATTCTTCAACACGAACAATCTGTGGGCGAAACTCGACGCTATACAACGCGTAGTCGACCAAGGATCGTTGAACATGGAAATCATAgtgaataataaacatttagcGGATGGTCTGAACGTAATTCAGTTGGAGACCGCCGTAGGCGCAGCCATGAAGTGTTTCGACGGCGGTATAGGTGTTAATGTGCCGCGCAGTCGTTTTTTGCCAGTGAAAAAAACGTCGGATTTGTTACTGGTGATGTCGAATTTGTACAGTTTGTCGCACGGTTCGTTGGTTATGTCCGAGCAGAGGATGTTTCCGACGACGCCTCTGGTGAAATTGGGCGATAATCATTTCGCCAAAGTGAAGGAGTTTCTCAATAGGTTCGCCGCTATACCGGATCTGATAGAGTTGGACCATTTGACTGTGTCCGGCGATGTGACGTTTGGCAGGGGAGTGGCTTTGAAG GGCACAGTGATCATAATCGCGAATCACGGAGACCGTATCGACATACCTTCGGGCGCTATTCTCGAGAACAAGATTGTGTCAGGAAATTTACGCATTTTGGACCACTAG
- the LOC106135339 gene encoding UTP--glucose-1-phosphate uridylyltransferase isoform X3: MNMENDWIRRKIRSHQRTPSGSRDFKEATKRDALARLQVELERLLSTIPEGRRPLVEKEFTGFKNLFSRFLAEQGPSVSWDKIQKLPEGAVIDYGSLETPTTDNVHHMLDKLVVVKLNGGLGTSMGCKGPKSVIQVRNELTFLDLTVQQIEHLNKTYKCNVPLVLMNSFNTNEDTQKVIRKYQGLKLDIHTFNQSCHPRINRESLLPVAKNGDVQADIEAWYPPGHGDFYEAFYNSGLLQKFIKEGRTYCFISNIDNLGATVDLNILNLLLNPNQQSTTEFVMEVTDKTRADVKGGTLIQYEDKLRLLEIAQVPKEHVDDFKSVSQFKFFNTNNLWAKLDAIQRVVDQGSLNMEIIVNNKHLADGLNVIQLETAVGAAMKCFDGGIGVNVPRSRFLPVKKTSDLLLVMSNLYSLSHGSLVMSEQRMFPTTPLVKLGDNHFAKVKEFLNRFAAIPDLIELDHLTVSGDVTFGRGVALKGTVIIIANHGDRIDIPSGAILENKIVSGNLRILDH, from the exons ATACGCAGTCACCAGAGGACCCCGTCAGGGTCGCGGGACTTCAAGGAGGCCACGAAACGTGACGCCCTCGCCAGGCTCCAAGTGGAGCTGGAGAGGCTCCTGTCCACCATACCTGAGGGCAGGCGGCCGCTAGTGGAGAAGGAGTTCACTGGCTTCAAGAATCTCTTCAGCAGATTTCTCGCGGAGC AGGGTCCGTCAGTCTCATGGGACAAGATCCAGAAGCTTCCCGAGGGTGCGGTCATAGACTACGGCTCTCTGGAAACGCCGACCACAGACAACGTTCACCACATGCTGGACAAGCTGGTCGTGGTCAAGCTGAACGGCGGCCTGGGTACATCTATGGGCTGCAAGGGCCCCAAGTCCGTGATACAAGTCAGGAACGAGCTGACTTTTTTGGATTTGACAGTGCAGCAGATTGAG catCTGAACAAAACCTACAAATGCAACGTGCCACTAGTCCTGATGAACTCCTTCAACACCAATGAGGATACGCAGAAGGTGATCCGCAAGTACCAGGGTCTGAAGCTGGACATCCACACATTCAACCAATCCTGTCACCCGCGGATCAATAGGGAGTCGTTACTTCCCGTAGCTAAGAATGGGGATGTTCAAGCTGATATTGAGGC ATGGTACCCACCCGGCCACGGCGACTTCTACGAGGCCTTCTACAACTCTGGTCTCCTCCAGAAGTTCATCAAAGAGGGCCGCACATACTGTTTCATCAGCAACATCGACAATCTCGGAGCCACCGTTGACCTGAACATCCTGAACCTGCTCCTCAATCCCAACCAACAAAGCACCACAGAATTCGTAATGGAAGTCACGGACAAAACCAGAGCGGACGTTAAAGGAGGCACTCTCATACAATACGAAGACAAATTGAGACTGCTCGAAATAGCTCAAGTGCCAAAAGAGCACGTGGACGATTTcaaatcagtcagtcagttcaAATTCTTCAACACGAACAATCTGTGGGCGAAACTCGACGCTATACAACGCGTAGTCGACCAAGGATCGTTGAACATGGAAATCATAgtgaataataaacatttagcGGATGGTCTGAACGTAATTCAGTTGGAGACCGCCGTAGGCGCAGCCATGAAGTGTTTCGACGGCGGTATAGGTGTTAATGTGCCGCGCAGTCGTTTTTTGCCAGTGAAAAAAACGTCGGATTTGTTACTGGTGATGTCGAATTTGTACAGTTTGTCGCACGGTTCGTTGGTTATGTCCGAGCAGAGGATGTTTCCGACGACGCCTCTGGTGAAATTGGGCGATAATCATTTCGCCAAAGTGAAGGAGTTTCTCAATAGGTTCGCCGCTATACCGGATCTGATAGAGTTGGACCATTTGACTGTGTCCGGCGATGTGACGTTTGGCAGGGGAGTGGCTTTGAAG GGCACAGTGATCATAATCGCGAATCACGGAGACCGTATCGACATACCTTCGGGCGCTATTCTCGAGAACAAGATTGTGTCAGGAAATTTACGCATTTTGGACCACTAG